One Williamsia phyllosphaerae DNA segment encodes these proteins:
- a CDS encoding bestrophin-like domain, whose translation MLNWLAVVVLLVVVTTVVVVKLLARRRAPDPGWFIDSTRAAGALTVIGTMFAVLLAFTIFYALQNYQKARDGGSSEAIAVTELHNVADVLEGHDGSRLHGDLICYSRAVVKDEWPAMRRGKSSPSVQHWVDTTVTDFAAIDPTNAKQEAAYAQWFDQQAQRRDGRRARAAEAAPSVPIPLWIVLGIGASAILAYMCVQADRRESAVIQAVPIAFVSALVTSALLVVGFLDHPYDNWSGSLQPDQMRVTLTLIDDGHMAPCDMRGTPT comes from the coding sequence GTGCTGAACTGGCTGGCGGTCGTGGTACTCCTCGTGGTGGTGACGACCGTGGTCGTCGTGAAGTTGTTGGCCCGCAGGCGCGCACCCGACCCCGGCTGGTTCATCGACAGCACCCGCGCCGCGGGCGCCCTCACGGTCATCGGCACCATGTTCGCGGTGCTGCTCGCCTTCACCATCTTCTACGCGCTGCAGAACTACCAGAAGGCCCGCGACGGCGGCAGCTCCGAGGCCATCGCGGTCACCGAACTGCACAACGTGGCCGACGTCCTGGAAGGTCACGACGGATCTCGTCTGCACGGTGACCTCATCTGCTACTCCCGTGCTGTCGTGAAGGACGAGTGGCCGGCGATGCGGAGGGGCAAGTCGTCGCCGTCGGTGCAGCACTGGGTCGACACGACGGTGACCGACTTCGCCGCCATCGATCCGACCAACGCGAAACAGGAAGCCGCCTACGCCCAGTGGTTCGACCAGCAGGCCCAACGCAGAGACGGTCGCCGCGCCCGCGCCGCCGAGGCCGCACCGTCGGTGCCCATCCCGCTGTGGATCGTCCTCGGGATCGGGGCGAGCGCGATCCTCGCCTACATGTGCGTGCAGGCCGACCGTCGGGAGAGTGCCGTCATCCAGGCCGTTCCCATCGCGTTCGTCTCGGCCCTGGTCACCTCGGCGCTACTCGTCGTCGGGTTCCTCGACCACCCGTACGACAATTGGTCGGGCAGCCTGCAACCCGATCAGATGCGGGTCACCCTCACCCTGATCGACGACGGTCACATGGCCCCATGCGACATGCGGGGTACACCGACGTAA
- a CDS encoding glycosyltransferase — protein MSRILVMTSPARGLLYPVVETLVTLRRRGASIHVITLADEVDRMRELGVTASALPPELNDAHPGDWKGNGRRSVGALTDGLIDRAEAEFRHLASMISTYRPDMILTDVSATGAQCAAEASGLPWAIWCPTFLPLFSTDGPPIGLGLRPGTSRVARMRDTALSHTSRAIWEVAFKNKFNRWRRTHDLPAVRHCDEPLRRAPLILSFCGPPLENRHADWPDTVELVGPSSWAPPTDPDPAIDAITDPIALVTCSTELQADAALAGTALTALEGTGMHAVVTTGALDPDAFSSTATSTVTRFVAHEHVLATTSVVITHGGMGITQKALARGIPLVIVPFGRDQRDVAVRVHAGGSGVRLDPRDLTPETLRAAVTTALGRTEEARRVASIVPAVGSADRAADHIERVLAARRTSDAVA, from the coding sequence GTGTCACGCATTCTGGTCATGACATCCCCGGCGCGCGGATTGCTCTATCCGGTTGTCGAAACATTGGTGACGCTGCGACGCCGTGGCGCCTCGATCCACGTCATCACCCTCGCCGACGAGGTCGATCGCATGCGGGAACTCGGTGTCACCGCATCCGCGCTGCCGCCAGAACTCAACGACGCGCACCCCGGTGACTGGAAAGGGAACGGCCGCCGATCCGTCGGCGCGCTGACCGACGGACTCATCGACCGCGCCGAGGCCGAATTCCGCCATCTCGCGTCGATGATCTCGACGTACCGGCCGGACATGATCCTCACCGACGTGAGCGCGACCGGCGCGCAGTGCGCCGCCGAGGCATCCGGCCTGCCGTGGGCCATCTGGTGTCCCACGTTCCTTCCGCTGTTCAGCACCGACGGGCCGCCCATCGGACTGGGGTTGCGGCCCGGGACGAGTCGCGTCGCGCGAATGCGCGACACCGCTCTGTCCCACACCTCCCGAGCGATCTGGGAGGTCGCGTTCAAGAACAAGTTCAACCGATGGCGTCGCACCCACGACCTCCCCGCGGTCCGGCACTGCGATGAGCCCCTCCGTCGGGCGCCACTGATCCTGAGCTTCTGCGGGCCACCCCTGGAGAACCGACACGCAGACTGGCCGGACACCGTCGAACTCGTCGGCCCGTCCTCATGGGCACCGCCCACCGACCCCGACCCGGCCATCGACGCGATCACCGACCCCATCGCGCTCGTGACCTGTTCGACCGAACTGCAGGCCGACGCCGCCCTGGCGGGGACCGCACTGACCGCACTCGAGGGCACCGGGATGCACGCCGTGGTCACCACCGGCGCACTCGACCCCGACGCGTTCAGCTCCACCGCGACGTCCACCGTGACCCGATTCGTCGCACACGAACACGTCCTGGCCACGACCTCGGTGGTCATCACCCACGGCGGCATGGGCATCACCCAGAAGGCGTTGGCCCGCGGGATACCGCTGGTCATCGTGCCGTTCGGGCGCGACCAGCGCGATGTAGCGGTCCGGGTGCACGCAGGCGGATCCGGGGTTCGACTCGATCCGCGCGATCTCACCCCGGAGACGCTCCGCGCGGCGGTGACCACGGCCCTGGGCCGCACCGAGGAGGCCCGGCGGGTCGCGTCGATCGTGCCCGCGGTGGGCTCGGCCGACCGCGCCGCGGACCACATCGAGCGGGTACTCGCCGCGCGGCGGACCAGCGATGCCGTCGCCTAG
- a CDS encoding Rv1733c family protein has translation MPQDQEPNNRRLDTRRVSGRPVAATNPLERSVDITERRLQKLVFILAIFLLPAIIAPGVLIWQTRDDAPRIETSTAIATTVAGAAPIAPITSTIGADNSNKVAAHWSWQGDDKTGVITVPPGTDAGTRIPITVDAQGNPRPAVPVPADAGVTAVMVVVVLLGVLMGTVIATMTWIRRRYDQKRDVLWDEALHRFFS, from the coding sequence ATGCCCCAGGATCAGGAACCGAACAACCGGCGGCTGGACACCCGTCGCGTCAGCGGGCGCCCGGTTGCGGCCACGAACCCGCTCGAACGCAGCGTCGACATCACCGAACGCCGGCTGCAGAAGCTCGTGTTCATCCTCGCCATCTTCTTGTTGCCCGCGATCATCGCCCCCGGCGTCCTGATCTGGCAGACGCGTGACGACGCCCCGCGGATCGAGACCAGCACCGCCATCGCGACGACGGTGGCCGGTGCCGCACCCATCGCCCCGATCACGTCGACCATCGGCGCCGACAACTCCAACAAGGTGGCCGCGCACTGGTCCTGGCAGGGCGACGACAAGACCGGGGTCATCACGGTGCCGCCCGGCACCGACGCGGGCACCCGTATCCCGATCACGGTCGACGCTCAGGGCAATCCGCGGCCTGCGGTCCCCGTCCCCGCCGACGCCGGGGTGACCGCGGTGATGGTGGTCGTGGTCCTGCTCGGGGTGTTGATGGGGACGGTCATCGCGACGATGACCTGGATCCGGCGGCGCTACGACCAGAAACGCGACGTCCTCTGGGACGAGGCGCTGCACCGCTTCTTCTCCTGA
- a CDS encoding ATP-dependent DNA ligase: protein MDLPVLPPVSPMLAKAVTAVPDQFDGDRPLWSHEPKWDGFRALIFRDGDDVVIGSRSGKDLARYFPELVDAARSELPDRVVVDGEIGVQKLIGGVRRLDWDSLSQRIHPADSRVQMLAEKTPAMFIGFDALALGDRDLTGESFDIRRDALTEAIPGAGSLRVSRVTTDPATAVDWFSAFEGAGLDGVVSKRISGHYLPGKREMLKVKHKRTADCVVIGYRIHKSGTGLGSMLLGLYRDGALRSVGGSSAFTDAKRIELQEQFEPLRLDPDKLAEGEPNRWNASGTGQWVPIRPELVVEVGYDQMEGDRFRHTVRFQRWRPDRDPESCGYDQLEVPLTYDLHDVLEGSD from the coding sequence GTGGACCTCCCCGTGCTCCCTCCGGTGTCGCCGATGCTGGCCAAGGCCGTGACCGCCGTACCCGACCAGTTCGACGGGGATCGACCCCTCTGGTCGCACGAACCCAAGTGGGACGGGTTCCGTGCCCTCATCTTTCGCGACGGGGACGACGTCGTGATCGGATCACGCAGCGGCAAGGACCTCGCCCGCTACTTCCCGGAACTCGTCGACGCCGCCCGCTCCGAGCTGCCCGACCGGGTCGTCGTCGACGGCGAGATCGGCGTGCAGAAACTGATCGGCGGGGTCCGGCGTCTGGACTGGGACTCGTTGAGCCAACGCATCCACCCTGCCGATTCCCGGGTGCAGATGTTGGCGGAGAAGACCCCGGCGATGTTCATCGGGTTCGACGCCCTCGCGCTGGGCGACCGCGATCTGACCGGTGAGAGTTTCGACATCCGGCGCGACGCGCTCACCGAGGCCATCCCCGGGGCCGGCAGTCTGCGCGTGAGTCGCGTGACCACCGACCCGGCGACCGCCGTCGACTGGTTCTCGGCGTTCGAGGGCGCCGGTCTCGACGGGGTCGTGAGCAAACGGATCTCCGGGCACTACCTGCCCGGCAAGCGCGAGATGCTCAAGGTGAAGCACAAGCGCACCGCCGACTGCGTCGTCATCGGGTATCGGATCCACAAGAGCGGCACCGGGCTCGGATCGATGCTGTTGGGGCTCTACCGCGACGGCGCGTTGCGCAGCGTCGGCGGGTCCAGCGCGTTCACCGACGCCAAGCGCATCGAGCTGCAGGAACAGTTCGAACCGCTGCGCCTGGACCCCGACAAGCTCGCCGAGGGTGAACCCAATCGCTGGAATGCGTCCGGAACCGGCCAGTGGGTGCCGATCCGACCGGAGCTTGTCGTCGAGGTGGGCTACGACCAGATGGAGGGCGACCGCTTCCGCCACACCGTGCGGTTCCAACGCTGGCGGCCCGACCGGGATCCGGAGAGCTGCGGCTACGACCAGCTCGAGGTCCCCCTGACCTACGACCTGCACGACGTCCTGGAAGGGTCCGACTGA
- a CDS encoding isocitrate lyase/PEP mutase family protein yields the protein MTSLSQKATTLLELHKPGTPVILPTVWDAWSANLALSAGFSALTVGSHPISDSIGKSDNEGLTFDEVLTRIKQITAAVDLPISVDIESGYGEDPKRLIEGLIDAGAVGLNIEDTVHSEGGRLREAQEHADFVGALRAASDATDVHVVVNARTDLFVKEIGDEADRVDRAIARLKLAAEAGADVLYPVGFHSDDVQKRLTSELPLPVNAIGHPANSDKAALAALGVGRVSFGPIWQAVLAERSNELLARWT from the coding sequence ATGACCTCACTGAGCCAGAAGGCGACCACGCTCCTCGAACTGCACAAGCCGGGTACCCCGGTCATCCTCCCCACCGTGTGGGACGCGTGGTCGGCGAACCTCGCGCTGTCCGCCGGTTTCTCCGCACTCACCGTCGGAAGCCACCCGATCTCGGACTCCATCGGCAAGTCCGACAACGAGGGCCTGACCTTCGACGAGGTGCTCACGCGGATCAAGCAGATCACCGCCGCCGTCGACCTGCCGATCTCGGTCGACATCGAGTCCGGCTACGGCGAGGACCCCAAGCGCCTGATCGAGGGCCTGATCGACGCCGGCGCGGTCGGCCTCAACATCGAGGACACCGTGCACAGCGAGGGCGGCCGTCTCCGCGAGGCGCAGGAGCACGCCGATTTCGTCGGCGCACTGCGCGCGGCATCCGACGCGACCGACGTCCACGTCGTGGTCAACGCCCGCACCGACCTCTTCGTCAAGGAGATCGGCGACGAGGCCGACCGTGTCGACCGCGCGATCGCGCGCCTGAAGTTGGCCGCCGAGGCCGGCGCCGACGTGCTCTACCCGGTCGGCTTCCACAGCGACGACGTCCAGAAGCGACTGACCTCCGAGCTGCCCCTGCCGGTCAACGCGATCGGCCATCCGGCCAACAGCGACAAGGCCGCACTGGCGGCCCTCGGCGTCGGACGCGTCAGCTTCGGCCCGATCTGGCAGGCCGTGCTGGCCGAGCGCTCGAACGAACTGCTCGCGCGCTGGACCTGA
- a CDS encoding acyl-CoA dehydrogenase family protein, producing MSDFLATENLPDEYQQLVKSVRDFARTVVAPVSAKHDAEHSFPYEVVAGMAEMGLFGLPFPEEFGGMGGDYFALCLALEELGKVDQSVAITLEAGVSLGAMPIFRFGTDEQKKTWLPRLLSGAALGAFGLTEPDCGSDASGTKTTAKLDGDEWVINGAKEFITNSGTDITEIVTVAAVTDTDASGNKQISTIVVPTDTPGFTAGPAYNKVGWNASDTHPLSFSDVRVPRENLLGDKGRGYANFLRILDEGRIAIAALAVGVAQGCVDESVKYANERVAFGRTIGANQAVSFKIARMQARAYVARTAYYDAAALMLAGKPFKTQASIAKMVSSEAAMDNARDATQIHGGNGFMNDYPVSRHYRDSKILEVGEGTTEVQLMLIARSLGL from the coding sequence ATGAGCGACTTCCTCGCAACCGAGAACCTCCCCGACGAGTACCAGCAGCTGGTGAAGTCGGTGCGCGATTTCGCCCGCACCGTCGTTGCACCGGTCTCTGCGAAACACGATGCAGAGCACAGCTTCCCGTACGAGGTCGTGGCCGGGATGGCCGAGATGGGCCTGTTCGGTCTGCCGTTCCCCGAGGAGTTCGGCGGTATGGGTGGCGACTACTTCGCGCTGTGCCTTGCGCTCGAGGAGCTCGGCAAGGTCGACCAGAGCGTGGCCATCACCCTCGAGGCCGGGGTGTCGCTCGGCGCGATGCCGATCTTCCGGTTCGGCACCGACGAGCAGAAGAAGACCTGGCTGCCACGGCTGCTCTCCGGAGCGGCGCTCGGCGCGTTCGGACTCACCGAACCCGACTGTGGGAGTGACGCGAGCGGCACCAAGACCACCGCGAAGCTCGATGGCGACGAATGGGTCATCAACGGCGCGAAGGAGTTCATCACCAACTCCGGTACCGACATCACCGAGATCGTCACCGTCGCCGCGGTCACCGACACCGACGCATCAGGGAACAAGCAGATCTCGACCATCGTCGTCCCCACCGACACCCCCGGTTTCACGGCCGGCCCCGCGTACAACAAGGTCGGATGGAACGCATCGGACACGCACCCGCTGAGCTTCAGCGACGTCCGCGTGCCCCGCGAGAACCTGTTGGGCGACAAGGGACGCGGGTACGCCAATTTCCTGCGGATCCTCGACGAGGGACGGATCGCCATCGCCGCGCTGGCGGTCGGTGTCGCGCAGGGCTGTGTCGACGAGAGCGTGAAGTACGCCAACGAGCGGGTGGCGTTCGGCCGCACCATCGGAGCCAACCAGGCGGTGTCGTTCAAGATCGCGCGGATGCAGGCGCGGGCGTACGTGGCCCGGACCGCGTACTACGACGCGGCCGCCCTGATGTTGGCGGGCAAGCCGTTCAAGACGCAGGCGTCGATCGCGAAGATGGTGTCATCGGAGGCCGCGATGGACAACGCCCGCGACGCCACCCAGATCCACGGGGGCAACGGGTTCATGAACGACTACCCCGTCTCCCGGCACTACCGCGACAGCAAGATCCTCGAGGTCGGCGAGGGCACAACCGAGGTGCAGCTCATGCTCATCGCGCGCAGCCTCGGTCTCTGA
- a CDS encoding RDD family protein encodes MSGPQYPGPGPEGQQPRYGQSDPNQQPPQYGDPSGQASYPPPSGQYPPPAGQYPPPGQYGQPGAYPPPPPVGQSPYEQGIYSTTGQPAGAGIRLGARIIDGLIVGIPVAIVEGIIGVVAGNVAYYVASVILSFAAIAYFTYFESRKGATLGKQLLKLRTVGPDGNIPKQDIAFKRNIWLLLSVLSSLLGFIFFLPFLVGLATFALLIAIGVTINNDPNKQGLHDKFAGGTRVVRV; translated from the coding sequence ATGAGCGGACCGCAATACCCCGGCCCCGGACCGGAGGGCCAGCAGCCCCGGTACGGACAGTCCGACCCGAACCAGCAGCCGCCGCAGTACGGCGACCCGAGCGGTCAGGCGAGCTACCCGCCGCCCTCCGGTCAGTACCCGCCGCCTGCCGGCCAGTACCCGCCGCCCGGACAGTACGGCCAGCCCGGCGCCTACCCGCCGCCCCCGCCGGTCGGACAGTCCCCCTATGAGCAGGGCATCTACTCCACGACCGGCCAGCCGGCCGGTGCCGGGATCCGTCTCGGGGCGCGCATCATCGACGGCCTGATCGTCGGGATCCCCGTTGCGATCGTGGAGGGCATCATCGGTGTCGTCGCGGGCAACGTCGCCTACTACGTGGCGTCGGTGATCCTGAGCTTCGCGGCGATCGCCTACTTCACGTACTTCGAGTCCCGCAAGGGCGCGACGCTGGGCAAGCAGCTCCTGAAGCTGCGCACCGTCGGACCGGACGGCAACATCCCCAAGCAGGACATCGCGTTCAAGCGCAACATCTGGCTGCTGCTCTCGGTGCTGTCGTCCCTGCTCGGCTTCATTTTCTTCCTGCCGTTCCTGGTCGGACTGGCCACCTTCGCGCTGTTGATCGCCATCGGCGTGACCATCAACAACGACCCCAACAAGCAGGGACTGCACGACAAGTTCGCCGGCGGCACGCGCGTCGTCCGCGTCTGA
- a CDS encoding DNA polymerase domain-containing protein has product MMAKTPAAMVAVGDREVRVSSPDRVVYEATDRTPDITKLEVCEYFAAVGDVLMSAVGERPTAMERWPDGWREGMRLATGPQDREGDGFYQKRLPKGAPDFVDTVTIAFPSGRKADELCPTEPASLVWAAQMGALTFHPWPVRRSDVDHPDELRIDLDPQPGTSFSDAQRVAAVAEELLEELGLRGFPKTSGNRGIHIYVRIEPRWTFDEVRHAAIGLGRELERRDDGVTTAWWKEERGTRLFLDYNQNLRDRTIASAWSLRAQPGAPVSTPVSWSRLAEVTDARDFNLTTIRDYLADGDPWADIDAESYSIEPLLELWETLPGGELNWPPDYPKQPGEPPRVQPSKKVAEHWDSEGNRIEE; this is encoded by the coding sequence CTGATGGCCAAGACCCCCGCGGCGATGGTGGCCGTCGGCGACCGCGAGGTACGGGTCTCCAGCCCGGACCGGGTCGTCTACGAGGCGACCGACCGAACCCCGGACATCACGAAGCTCGAGGTGTGCGAGTACTTCGCGGCGGTCGGCGACGTGCTCATGTCGGCGGTCGGCGAGCGTCCGACCGCGATGGAGCGATGGCCCGACGGGTGGCGCGAGGGCATGCGGCTGGCCACCGGACCGCAGGACCGTGAGGGCGACGGTTTCTATCAGAAGCGTCTGCCCAAGGGGGCGCCCGACTTCGTCGACACCGTGACGATCGCGTTCCCGAGCGGGCGTAAGGCCGACGAGCTCTGTCCGACCGAGCCGGCGTCGCTGGTGTGGGCGGCGCAGATGGGCGCCCTGACGTTCCATCCCTGGCCGGTCCGCCGGTCCGACGTAGATCACCCCGACGAGCTGCGCATCGACCTCGACCCGCAGCCGGGGACGTCGTTCTCCGACGCCCAGCGCGTGGCCGCGGTCGCCGAGGAGCTGTTGGAGGAGTTGGGGTTACGCGGCTTCCCGAAGACCAGCGGTAACCGGGGTATCCACATCTACGTCCGCATCGAGCCGCGGTGGACGTTCGACGAGGTCCGCCACGCCGCCATCGGTTTGGGACGAGAACTCGAGCGTCGCGACGACGGGGTGACCACCGCGTGGTGGAAGGAGGAGCGCGGCACCCGGCTGTTCCTGGACTACAACCAGAACCTGCGGGACCGGACGATCGCCAGTGCGTGGAGTCTGCGCGCTCAGCCGGGGGCGCCGGTGAGCACGCCGGTGTCGTGGTCGCGGCTCGCCGAGGTCACCGACGCACGCGACTTCAACCTGACGACCATCCGCGACTACCTGGCCGACGGCGATCCGTGGGCCGACATCGACGCCGAGTCGTACTCGATCGAACCGTTGCTCGAACTGTGGGAGACGCTGCCGGGAGGCGAGTTGAACTGGCCGCCGGACTATCCGAAGCAACCGGGCGAACCGCCGCGTGTGCAACCGAGCAAGAAGGTCGCCGAGCACTGGGACTCCGAGGGCAACCGCATCGAGGAGTGA
- the gluQRS gene encoding tRNA glutamyl-Q(34) synthetase GluQRS codes for MSETAGAGRYAPSPSGDLHIGNLRTALLAWLFARHSGRRFLMRIEDLDDRARDGAAESQLRDLRSIGLDWDEEPMLQSDRRAAHDAAIDTLTAAGRTFECFCSRKEIQAAPTAPHAPPGAYPGTCRDLDDAQRAERRAEGRPPAIRLRSDTSRFTITDDLCGRYTGVVDDFVLRRGDGTAAYNLAVVVDDGAQGIDQVVRADDLLSSTPRQAYLATLLGLPVPDHAHVPLVLNTAGQRLAKRDGAVTLADLALVGVDTARVLSMMARSLRLASANETVTTAVLLDRFDPTRLPDGPWIVDPDDLW; via the coding sequence ATGAGCGAGACCGCGGGCGCCGGTCGATACGCACCCTCGCCGTCGGGCGACCTGCACATCGGCAACCTCCGGACGGCGCTGCTGGCCTGGCTCTTCGCCCGCCACAGCGGACGGCGGTTCCTGATGCGGATCGAGGACCTCGACGATCGCGCCCGGGATGGTGCGGCCGAGTCCCAGCTTCGTGACCTGCGGTCCATCGGCCTGGACTGGGATGAGGAACCGATGCTGCAGTCCGACCGCCGGGCGGCGCACGACGCAGCCATCGACACCCTCACCGCGGCCGGACGCACGTTCGAGTGCTTCTGCAGTCGCAAGGAGATCCAGGCCGCACCGACCGCGCCGCACGCACCGCCCGGCGCCTACCCCGGGACATGCCGCGATCTCGATGACGCGCAGCGTGCCGAGCGCCGCGCCGAGGGCAGGCCGCCGGCGATCCGACTGCGTTCGGACACATCACGTTTCACCATCACCGACGACCTGTGCGGCCGCTACACCGGCGTGGTCGACGACTTCGTGTTGCGACGCGGCGACGGCACCGCCGCTTACAACCTGGCCGTCGTGGTGGACGACGGAGCGCAGGGGATCGACCAGGTGGTCCGCGCCGACGATCTGCTGTCCTCGACCCCCCGCCAGGCCTATCTCGCGACGCTGCTCGGACTGCCCGTCCCCGACCACGCCCACGTCCCACTGGTGCTCAACACCGCCGGGCAACGCCTCGCCAAGCGCGACGGCGCGGTGACCCTGGCCGACCTCGCCCTCGTCGGTGTCGACACCGCCCGGGTGCTGTCGATGATGGCGCGGTCGTTGCGGTTGGCGAGCGCGAACGAAACCGTGACCACCGCTGTGCTTCTCGACCGGTTCGATCCCACGCGACTGCCGGACGGTCCGTGGATCGTCGATCCCGACGATCTCTGGTGA
- a CDS encoding NUDIX domain-containing protein codes for MASSIRPIAVALIRRSSDGALLVTGHGLNTDDPRVRPLGGGIEFGESARTALDREIAEEIGGSVARAEHRATFENIFVVDGVVGHEIVFVFDAELADASIEDRDHFPVLDAPEEIVFWWRPGVDTARLVPPELDEFFVAKA; via the coding sequence ATGGCGAGTTCGATCCGACCCATCGCGGTGGCGCTCATCCGACGGAGTTCCGACGGCGCTCTGCTCGTCACCGGACACGGTCTGAACACCGACGATCCGCGCGTGCGGCCACTGGGGGGCGGTATCGAGTTCGGCGAGAGCGCCCGCACGGCCCTCGACCGCGAGATCGCCGAGGAGATCGGGGGATCCGTCGCGCGCGCGGAGCACCGCGCGACCTTCGAGAACATCTTCGTCGTCGACGGCGTCGTCGGTCACGAGATCGTGTTCGTCTTCGACGCCGAGTTGGCCGACGCCTCCATCGAGGACCGCGACCATTTCCCCGTGCTCGACGCACCCGAGGAGATCGTGTTCTGGTGGCGACCGGGCGTCGACACCGCCCGCCTCGTCCCGCCCGAGCTCGACGAGTTCTTCGTCGCGAAAGCATGA